AGCCACAATGCCAAACAGCGCGGCCAGGCTCAACCACGAAATAAGGGCGCCTTTGATGAGGGAAAAATTGCCCCTCTGAGAGGATGCAAATGCTGTCGCGGCCTTCGTGTGGAAGGAAATCACGGTTGAGATCAGCGTTTGAGACGAATTCAGAAAAGGGACTACCAGCAGCAATGCTGTCACAATACATGCCAGGATACCGGCAGCGATTGGTACGAGCGGTATATTTCTGGCTCCCATTCGCCTCTGCAAACCTTGCCAGATGCGTGCCAGCATCAACAGTACAATAGGTACCAGGCAGGTGACACTCAATAATTTGCACATGATAGCCAGCGAGACGGTGACGCCTGTAAGCGCTGCCCAACACAGTCCCGCCATTCCCCCGGGCTGCTCCCACCACATATAGGCCAGTCCGACCGCGAGCAGCGAAAATGCCGTAGATGATGCCTCGGCCTGAATCGTCTGCGATTCTGCGAGATAGACCGGATTGACGATCAGCAGCAAAAGCCCTGTTACTGCGCCCAGGCGTCCTCCCAGGGCCTTCCCCAAAAGAAATGCTCCCAGCAGGCCGAAAAGGGATATCAGGGCGATGCCCAGGCGAGCTGACCAGAGGGTGTTGCCAAACAGAACGTAGCCAGGAAAGCTTGAAAGTAAAAAGAACGGTGGCTGCGAGTAAAAAATACTCTGATACAGGGCATGACCGGCGCTCATAGCACGCAAGGATTGCCAGTATACTCCCTCATCATAACCATCACGGTCGAATGGAACATCCAACTTATAGAGACGCATGAGAACAGCGGCAATGACGAGCGCTACAACCACTCCCCACATAAGAAGCGTTTGCCAGCGGAGCGTATCTGCCGCACGCACTTGATTATCTTTTGCCTCGTTTTCTATCGAACTTACCGGCATGCCTTTACCTCATTGTTGCCTGGCGGAATAATATCCTGTGTATGCCCTACAAAGTAGAACGTATCAAGAAACAAATTGGTATTAAACCGGAGTGAATTAAACTACGCGGATGTTCTATTCTTTGCGCTTTAACAACTTCAGGGGCGCGCGGGATCGAAAAAACAGAAAATACAATTTTGTAAATTTACAAAAAATGATCCCCAAAACCCCTTGACAACGGATTAGGAGCTATGGCATAATACCGTTGTCGCCGTAAAGACGGTAAGAACTTCGTAAGCGAACCCCTTAAAAGGATTTCCTGAAGAAAATTATAACCCAGGGCTGCGTTTCCCCTCGTGGGTATCGGATCCCTGGCATTCTGTATCTGTCTAAACCGGCGATTAAGAAGCAAGAGTACTTGCTTCGGGAAGTACCTTGACAATTGAAAAGTGGAAAGCAGAACAGCAACTGTTTGGCGTCTGAATACGAACGAACACAGAACCTTCCGAGCGCCGCAGTTTCTGTCAATTCGG
This window of the Ktedonobacteraceae bacterium genome carries:
- a CDS encoding phospholipid carrier-dependent glycosyltransferase is translated as MPVSSIENEAKDNQVRAADTLRWQTLLMWGVVVALVIAAVLMRLYKLDVPFDRDGYDEGVYWQSLRAMSAGHALYQSIFYSQPPFFLLSSFPGYVLFGNTLWSARLGIALISLFGLLGAFLLGKALGGRLGAVTGLLLLIVNPVYLAESQTIQAEASSTAFSLLAVGLAYMWWEQPGGMAGLCWAALTGVTVSLAIMCKLLSVTCLVPIVLLMLARIWQGLQRRMGARNIPLVPIAAGILACIVTALLLVVPFLNSSQTLISTVISFHTKAATAFASSQRGNFSLIKGALISWLSLAALFGIVASFLRKDWRVLPLIAWLLATIYILWRQVPLFQHHLIALIPPLLGLAVIGIGNSLTWESLAGYYTIFTRSGHTISEKRRANRFLASIENILLWTALILIGITVVLAIRQDRAYYRNVAYVATDQQTQQGLRVAADLQHAITPDQLVITDAQFIAGLADRNTPPSLVDTSTVRIESGYLTLAQLENAASQPQVHAILFYTGRLGEGQTAPFRAWVAQHFRLLHNYGGGKELWVR